The Rosa rugosa chromosome 3, drRosRugo1.1, whole genome shotgun sequence sequence AAATGCAGTAGTCAAAATTCAATGAGAGGGAAAGAACGTTTGAATAGCAAAAAATCATCCTACTATCCTGGTCGTCAAAGCATTTGAAGATAACAATTTTAAAATGCAGTAGTCAAAATTCAATGAGAGGGAAAGAACGTTTGAATAGCAAAGTTTATTACCGGGAAATTGATGAATGTTCATCACAATTGAATAATATATACTTCTAGTCTAAACCTAACCTTCAATTTCCTTGCTTGAATTATCGAATATAAATTGATGAACCCCTGACATGCTTCCCAATCAATTTGATGCCACCAAATGGATCAAAGAAAGCAGCACTTGATCACAGCAAGCATTCCATTTCTGACCATTCTTCTCTGTTTGGCAAACAAGACCTTAGCATCATCACTGTCTGATAAGAAGCACTTTGTGCTAGTTCATGGGTCATGCCATGGAGCTTGGTCCTGGTACAAGATCGTAACCCTAATTAGGTCATCTGGTCACAATGTCACTGCTCTAGACCTAGCTGCTTCTGGTGTTGACCCACAGCAAGCTAATGATCTGCAATCAATTTCCGACTACTTCAAGCCCTTGAGGGATTTCATGGAAGCTCTTCCACAACATGAAAGGGTCATCCTTGTTGGTCATAGCCTTGGCGGGTTGGCCATTTCTCAAGCCATGGAGAGGTTTCCGAGTAAGATTTCTGTAGCTGTTTTTGTTGCTGCTTTGATGCCTGGTCCGAACCTCAACATTTCCACTCTTCAACAAGAGGTACTTTCTTGCAATATTACTCTAGCCAATTCATTTATTCTTtacggattttttttttattataggtGTGACACATTGTGTCGGACTCTAACAAACTCATGTGACAATAAGAGATGCTCAATTTTTCAAACGtattcaaaatcaataatcTTAGAGTCTCTAAATATGTTAAGACAATGAGATTAACAATAAGAATAAGAATAAAAACTGTATTGTCATGTTATCTATTGAACAAATTTACTCTCGATCGcttttgataatttttttttcctaattgaTTCTTATATTTTATTCAATTTTGAATGCAACTACAGTCATTTCGGCGACAAGATTCTCAATTGGACAGCCGATTTACATATGACCAAGGGCCAAACAACCCTCCAACAACTTTCATCTTCGGCCCCGTGTATTTGGCAACTAAGGTCTACCAACTTAGCCCTAAGGAGGTAAGTGAAATAAAACCATGTAATCATCTTGAACCTATGAAATCCGACCGTTCATGTAATTAACAAGAGCTCATAATTTGTTGTAGGATATAGAACTGGCCACTATGTTAATGAGACCACTACGTTTGTTTAGTGAAGAAGATATGTCTAAGGAACTAAAGCTGTCCAAGGAGAAATACGGGTCGGTCAATCGGGTTTTCATAATCTTATATGAAGATTTGGTCGAAAGGAAAGATTTTCAACTGTGGGTGATTGAGAGAAATCGCCCAAATCGTGTGGTGGAAATGAGAGGATCAGATCACATGGTCATGATGTCAAAGCCATTAGAGCTTTGGGGGCTTCTTCAAAACCTCGCTACAAATTATTCGTAACCATTCAGTAATTATTGTAAAATAAAAGCCATGGAATATGGTTTCCAATGAGAGTTCAACAAGGTTGCACAGTAGAAGCACAAATTATGTTGCAGAAAAGGGTTGCATAGTTGCACACTTTCTTGAACTTCAGTGTGGTGGATTGGTTTGCTTCCACAGCTTTTGTTCCCCGCTGCAACAGAAAATAAATGATACTAGCTTAAGTCGTCTTTTCTCTTAACTATATCTAATGGAGGTTGCCTTCAACATTATTATTGAATAAATCACCCCACAAAGTGTTGTTACCGTCTTTGGAAGTTAGAGACAATGTCaatttttaaaatatattttaggactataatttagccttgatTGGTTGGAGATGGTTGATGTCACATCGACGAATAGTAAAGAAATCaaggctaaaatttagccccaaGGCAATTTTTAGCCTTGTGGGTTGGAGAAGGCCTTACCACCACAATTCCTAACGTAGCAGCTAGCTAGTTTCTTTTGTAATTCAGTATAAAATTAGTTCAGTCTCTGCTCTTCTAATAAGAAACATCCatacactttcaattttgatctaataaaTTCAATTCGTTAGTCTTCCGTTAAGTGAGTCTGTTAACTTGATGACGTGACTCATGTGGGGCCATGTTGTATGACATTAATCAACTGCCATTAATCGATGCGTTCTTTTATAGTAGGATGCCCATAGAATCCGATCTGTCTTCACTTGGGTTGCTTGGGCCTGCCCCTATTCTGGCATCCATAAATCttggttacttttttttttatatatattttttatttacttaGAGAATCATAAATTTTGGTAACTATGATTTGACTCGAAGCGAAATATCCTCGCCCAATATAAACCCAATTATTTACAAAAGGGTATTTTTGCTAAATTAAaatgcaagagttttttttttttttttaatcgaaataGATCAACCcgattttataattcagcaagcaataCCAAATGACACAATCTAAAGAGTCGTCCTTTAGGTTTTACAAAGAATCTATTCTAGCCAAATAGATACTCCGCAATCTAGAGTATagccaccttttaggaaatccacgcactattattctaacaaaacctaaGTACTCAGAAGTTGTTTAAATAAATGTTTCAATCAAGCACTAGATTTTGCTAcccaaattaaaattaaatattaCTAGTAGTCATAGCTTCCTTCAAGGAAGAGGGAAGGATGACTAAACTTAaaacataacataaaataaagaaaaaggcCTTAAGGGCCTTGTAGACCCAAAACAACCCAGTCTACCCTAAGCCCAACATCCAAGATGGTGTTCAACATTCCAATGTTACAGAAACCCTAGCAATCAACTACTCCCTCCCGCAACCACCACCAACAACTATGCTGATCATGCCGTTAGTATTGTTGTCCCAAGCCTCAGGATCAGCACCGCCATAAATGGCATATCCACCACTTGAATAGCCACCACCGTCGCCGTACCTGCCACTGCTACTACGACACCTACCATCGTTCAAGATACCAGCACCATCCACATCAAGGGAAGACATATATGACACCATCATCACTACAGTGCCCGTCGCCGTCAAATCCTCCCAAGAATCGGGCACACCCAATCTGGTCCCATCGCCCACGACCGCGTTCACGAACCATGCACATAGAGCACACATATCTCCAGGCTCTTTCATCCACTTTGCAATTTGAGCAACCGAGACCCCATTTCGACCAAAGACATCTCGGTTTATCCCCGAGCACACCACCCGATCAGCGCCACCGATCCCGGTTGCAATACCTGCATCCGTAGTAGTAGTGTCACCAAAACCTGACACCCTCACAAAACCATCGTTACCCAATGCAACTAGAAGGAGAATAAGCAGCCTAGAGGCCACCATAGCCACCATTGACAAGCAATAGGGAGATTGTTACGCCCTGTATCCGATTTGCCCTTTTACTGTGTCTGAGTGAATTACTATATGTTTTACCGTCCTTGGTTTCAGTTTCTACCATTTAGGGGGGtgctagaagttgactttttattggttaacaatttgagaaaattttcttcacgaaagttataggagacgttaaaccgagtccgtggacataTGGTACACTTACatcagagttcgtatgtgaaagttatggcttaaaatgtgaaagttactgttcatggtaattaatatatatatgaaaaattactgttggtagatttccattttcggaaacccacCCCCTCACCTTAGTAACTCTTTCTCTCCTTTTCCCCGAGCTCTCTCTTCCCCTCCGACCTCCCTTCGACTTCCAGCAAATCTCCTCCTTCCGGCCACCCAACGACGAACTCCGGGCATTGAGCgatgctcctcctcctccttgacaCACCTACGGTGGTGATTCACAATGATTTGGCCGGAATTTCGCAGATCGAGTTTCCAAACTTTACTGTAGCAGTCGGCTTCAATCACCTATTTCTttcaattccggccacctccggctaCAAAACCGGGCATTCTAGAAAGCCCACTCCTCATAGACGAATCCCTCCAAGTTTAACGATCCAATTTGAGGTGTGGAAGGAGAATTGACGAATTGAAGTTTTCATTGTTCATTTTGGTGTTCTTCGGATTTTGCTCTGATTCCGGCAATTCCAGGTATAATTAGGCTTAGGTGCAGTTGAGAAAAATGTTTGGACTGTTGAGATGTGTTTGTTGATAAAATTTGGTGGCCTGTGGTGGAGTTGCTGGCGGCACCCATGCGctgccactgtgggtggcgcgtggaggagCGTAGGGCGGAGTTTGGTTTCGGTTTTTAGCTAATTAAATGGTATTTGAGTTGTAGAAGCTGTAATTGTGATTTTGGTGTAGTTTGGATGAAATCCGATGTGGATTGAAGGAGTTGGGTTTAAAGGAGGAGTTTAGATTTTCAATATCTAATTATCGTAAATTTAAATTCCCGTCTTGTAATTATATTTTTACGAGtgttattcgtacaggacgagaggagtctccatacgaggaGAATACCGATCGACGACAGGATTAACCtaatactgtgagtggacttttgttttaaattgtgatgcatgcaattattttcCGAAGT is a genomic window containing:
- the LOC133735147 gene encoding methyl jasmonate esterase 1-like, producing the protein MDQRKQHLITASIPFLTILLCLANKTLASSLSDKKHFVLVHGSCHGAWSWYKIVTLIRSSGHNVTALDLAASGVDPQQANDLQSISDYFKPLRDFMEALPQHERVILVGHSLGGLAISQAMERFPSKISVAVFVAALMPGPNLNISTLQQESFRRQDSQLDSRFTYDQGPNNPPTTFIFGPVYLATKVYQLSPKEDIELATMLMRPLRLFSEEDMSKELKLSKEKYGSVNRVFIILYEDLVERKDFQLWVIERNRPNRVVEMRGSDHMVMMSKPLELWGLLQNLATNYS